Below is a genomic region from Paenibacillus rhizovicinus.
AACGTCGACGGATTACACGACACGTACACCACCCGCTCCGGCTGCATCGCCAGAATCGTCTCCAGCAGCGCCTCGTCGCACCCTTTGCGCGGCGGATCGACGACGATTACGTCGGGCACGATGCCCTCCTGCCGCCAGTGCGGGATGACAACTTCGGCTGGGCCGGCTTCGAACGATGCGTTCTCGATGCCGTTCAGCGCCGCATTCCGTTTCGCGTCCTCGATCGCTTCCGGCACGATTTCCACGCCGTGAACATGCCCGGCTCCGCGAGCCAGGAACAGCGATATCGTGCCGATGCCGCAGTAGGCATCGATCACTTGCTCGCTGCCGGTCAGCCCCGCATACTCCACCGCCTTGCGGTACAATTCCACCGTCTGAACCGGGTTCACTTGGTAGAACGAGCGCGCAGATATCGCGAAGCGGATGCCGTCGAGCTCGTCGTAGATGACCTCGCTGCCCCATAGGACGCGGGTCTCATCGCCGAAGATCACGTTCGTATCGCGCTTGTTGATATTCTGCACGATGCTCGTCACGCCTGGAATCTCCGCGCGAATGCGCTCAATCCATTGCTCCACGTTCGGGATGCGCGGCCCGTTCGTGATCAGCACGATCATCGCTTCACCAGTGACGAAGCCGACGCGAGCCATGACATGGCGCAGCAAGCCGCGGCCGGTTTCCTCGTTATAGGCGACGATGCCGAGCTCGCGGCCGATCGCCTTCACGCGGGCGACGATGTCGTCGTTGCTGTTATGCTGGATCAGGCACTCGTCCATGTCGATGATCCGATGGCTGCCGCGCGCATAGAAGCCGCCAATGAGGTGCTCGCCGTTCAAATCCGGTTGAGGCAAGCCATCCTTGCCGCTGATCGAACCGCTGATGGCCATGCCCATCGGCACGGATGCCTTGTTCCGGTAGCGCCATGGCTCGTCCATGCCGATTGTCGGATGCACGATAATCGCGTCATGCGACGTGTTCGACGCACTCTCTTTCGCACCGTCTTCGTTCCCGCCGCCCGTGCTCTCTTGCACGCCATCCCCCGCAACCCGCAGCTTCCCGATCCGCTCCAAGCTGTCCACCACATGCTGCCGCTTCCACTTCAGCTGCGCCGCATAGTCCATATGCTGC
It encodes:
- the rlmD gene encoding 23S rRNA (uracil(1939)-C(5))-methyltransferase RlmD produces the protein MSKFRGKQHGNGNKTAGAREERKGGAKSAGSVSGTAPVNKNDDVTVEIIGLTHEGEGVGRADGFTLFVQGALPGETVRARVMKVKKTYGYARLAEIVAPSPDRVEAPCAIYKQCGGCQLQHMDYAAQLKWKRQHVVDSLERIGKLRVAGDGVQESTGGGNEDGAKESASNTSHDAIIVHPTIGMDEPWRYRNKASVPMGMAISGSISGKDGLPQPDLNGEHLIGGFYARGSHRIIDMDECLIQHNSNDDIVARVKAIGRELGIVAYNEETGRGLLRHVMARVGFVTGEAMIVLITNGPRIPNVEQWIERIRAEIPGVTSIVQNINKRDTNVIFGDETRVLWGSEVIYDELDGIRFAISARSFYQVNPVQTVELYRKAVEYAGLTGSEQVIDAYCGIGTISLFLARGAGHVHGVEIVPEAIEDAKRNAALNGIENASFEAGPAEVVIPHWRQEGIVPDVIVVDPPRKGCDEALLETILAMQPERVVYVSCNPSTLARDLRVLEDGGYRTVEVTPVDMFPHTVHVECCSLLVREDNVNISKKLT